A segment of the Nilaparvata lugens isolate BPH unplaced genomic scaffold, ASM1435652v1 scaffold10502, whole genome shotgun sequence genome:
TTTCGTGCTGGTgtgcacattctcaagccaaacaaaattcagtttttcactttaaagttatgaaatacgatagtaataataatagtgaaaacaataTGTATAACCAACAAGGAATacatttgtaattgtatttgtGACAATAAACTATCTAGAATTTTGATTAAgttgtagagtgaatattgattttGTGGAACtcttccataattgaaaaaacttgaaattttgtcaaaaatccactttagtTTGATactagttatttgtatatctagagtgaaaagtgctgttttttctccccgagggaaaagtttgaagcgcccgaggcgaagccgagggcaacaatttctgagggagaaaaaacatttttcctccacctacatttttataaaaactgctaataaaataatttttaaaaacgtatgtgaccaaacaatgtgttacaacataatctaaaaagtaaacagaaacagctggcttctAATCATAGTTCTCCTcagacagcactatctgtcggctaaagttgtaacaacgacatccacaactacagctataatgaagttcccgtttcaaatttgattagttaataagtaatattcgttggctgatattttgaataacatggaataaaagaaaaaaaatatacatttttttagtattgtgatatgaagtttgtaataataatttcagcatacaaacataaattttataaatcgatcaaatgtctggtgaggtattgaatttagttggtttaatgactactctatatgcttcctcatctgagcttagaccttctgacctattccaaatgtacgtttttaaaatagagatgcttcccatgttatttaaatggagtcacttttactccctagggatttttctgttttttagtaccgagagcgaaaaagtgacactttagtatcatgtttcagggagtaaagtaagtacttttgacagtaggtggaggaaaatattattatttcacaggagcatgcttcctggataaaaataaagtagatatttgacaacatttcaagtctcttcaattatttatttatttatttatacatagcttacaatataattctcaactatgaatgattggaaaggAACAACTggctaaagcccaaaactgttccttccccaatttagataaattttaaataaaattattctagaATTCTAGTTGGTCTGGTCTCTAATAATTCTGATAAGATAGGTGACGAAGGCTTAGTACTCCCTTTGATCGGGTGACCGCTTGTGGATAGCTATCTGCCAGTTTTGAAATGCAAATTCGCTGGGTTCGGAACTCACTTAGATTGTGACTTGTGAGTCCATCGTTATTCTTCTAATAACCATTCAAAATACGTGATTGGTGTTAGATTGGTACAGTATTTTAATGGTAATAAACTGCAATAACATAGGAAAAACTATGTTGATGCACTCTACAATGTTTTAGATTTGATTTATCATTGTcaactgtaataattttaggTGCAGCTATATGAAGAATTATGTATATTAGTCATATACATATTGACATACGTCAACAAATAAAGAAGCCATTTTATTCTTGTCTATTACCTTCTAGAAGGTAACCTGTGTTCAGCAGGCATCTAATTTAAaactgacaaactgaaaacttgaaaattgaaaatagatttataaccatcctcgtaaataaagaatctatatgcaaatttcaagttaatcagttgataaaattagtagaattgatggtgatgttgtgaaatctctccataataagaaaacaaggatattgtcaaatttcactaaaaatttattaaaaatatggtgtggctactcacacaactttccttgccgttatgaaaattgatcactgacgctagtgttcccgcgcatctcaagtctactattcaatatttgagccagctggtgcaggggcaataacgctggagacacacatgaggtctgccatctcttcatagtggatgatttaatagaatcaacaataatttgcaattgaataatcacattttctcgaatttaaagcttattttccattttaggtgaaaatgttactgaacattaatttgtttcaattgtatctgaagcctgataattgggaatctatctgcattgatggggcaaagctcctgaaatttttacagatatgggacttgtggcagttgatagagcttatcgatgactattttaggtatgaatttgatcaatcgttggagccgtttccgagaaaatcacgacgaaaaaccctgtttttgacaacattttcgccattttagccgccatcttgaattgcatttgatcgaattgttcgtgtcggatccttatagtgaaaggaccttagttccaaatttcaagtcattccgttaattgggagatgagatatcgtgtacacagactcaCATACACTcattcatacacacacacacacacacacaccacacacacacatacaactaataccaaaaaccagtttttggtctcaggggaccttgaaacgaatagaaatttagaaatttgggtacctcaatttttttcggaaagaatactttccttacctatggtaatagggcaaggaaagtaacaaggatattgtcaaatttcactaaaaaattattaaaacttacaAGAGTAGCATGGTTTCACGTTTACCAACGCATCAccagctgtactgaggaatgagAATACAGAAACATTCTTAACCTAATCTAGTAGTCTAGAGCTCCAGAAACATATGAATGTTTCTGTATCCTCATTcttcagtacagctgatgaagCATTGGtaacgtgaaaccatggtactgtttttaagtttaataaatttttagtgaaatttgacaatatccttGTTTCttattaatcagttgagtagttgagacgtgatggtGCGTAATTCGTAAcgctatcctgtacgtgtacaAGCCATTCTTTccttaattaattaaaatagaTTATAGATTACTGTATCGTCATTTATCAGTCTCACCTCAAATCTGGCCAAAGCGTAAAGGCTGAATGCTTGGTAGAGCGGTGCATAGATCAACCTTTCTATCAGGAACTGTTTTAGAGCACCAATCTTGCTGTCTCCAGGTACATTCTTCTCTAgaaagttgaagaaaaagtgTGGAATTGTACCACCGAATATCAGCCTGCAAAAATAGATAAACATAGTTACAcactgatatttatttattgaaaatatattacctcacataaaaatgataatacaaCGGAGAGGTTTATAGCTTAGCACCAAAACAAACCTCATTACCTCATAAGTACAGGGTTTGTATAATAAGTaacggactgacctcaggaaatttttattggcaaaatatgtacaatttttcattagatatcttcaaagtagtccctatttcatttcatttcatttttttcatcccactgaccacctatgaaaggggtataaggatttgtcaattataatctaagtcgtcaatcttgcattctataatgcaaaaagaattcctcactggataaggacaaacctgcaacaactcctccctcaccttaattctgaacttttcacctgtaagaccttttatgcgtgttggcaatgtctttacccccctctcatacataccagttcgatgaatgtTGTCTCTGAGGTTTtttctatatctggtattgtatgagtggaacaactcATATTGGAACAACTCAACACaatattggagtcgataacacgctgataccggattttcaaatccctgaacgctccctagaagtcggcaacctctatgctgtctagagccctcgtcgtagcacgttgaacgtttt
Coding sequences within it:
- the LOC120355359 gene encoding peroxisomal membrane protein 2-like, whose protein sequence is MFIYFCRLIFGGTIPHFFFNFLEKNVPGDSKIGALKQFLIERLIYAPLYQAFSLYALARFEGKPHDDAVNNMSKLYFPVLKANWYYLSLFQYINFRMVPPMVSVTVNIIIEKQ